In Oncorhynchus nerka isolate Pitt River linkage group LG21, Oner_Uvic_2.0, whole genome shotgun sequence, the following are encoded in one genomic region:
- the LOC115103915 gene encoding G protein-coupled receptor 137Ba-like isoform X2 — MNGEAMDMSLESSSPVVEQGTVGGVSAAPEPASTAAAGNGSLPPPPTMAPAIPPYVKLGLTVAYTVFYSLLFAFIYAQLWLVLRYRHKRFSYQTAFLFLCLLWAALRALLFSFYFRDCVTANALGPFTFWLLYCFPVCLQFFTLSLMNLYCAQVYFKAKSKYTPELLKYKLPLYLVFLAVSFLFLVVNLACALLVKMTATEVKTIVLVRVTINDTLFVLCAISLSVCLYKVAKMSLASIYLESKGTSVCQVTLIGVLVVLLYASRACYNLVVLALTDIETINSFDYDWYNVSDQADLRSTLGDAGYIVFGVILFVWELLPTSLVVFFFRVRRLPQDRSGSGIPNHVLSSRGYFFDNPRRYDSDDDLAWSIPPQNNSASLVTDCYDWGSRNSSFTVQTGTDEQRLAPVTGELHPY, encoded by the exons ATGAATGGAGAAGCGATGGACATGTCCCTGGAGTCATCATCCCCGGTGGTGGAGCAAGGCACCGTCGGGGGGGTGTCAGCGGCACCAGAACCGGCATCCACAGCAGCAGCCGGTAACGgctccctgcctcctccacccACCATGGCCCCGGCCATCCCGCCCTACGTCAAGCTTGGCCTCACCGTGGCCTACACTGTCTTCTACTCCCTCCTCTTTGCCTTCATCTATGCCCAGCTGTGGCTGGTGCTCCGATACCGCCACAAGCGCTTCAGCTACCAGACGGCATTCCTCTTCCTGTGTCTGCTGTGGGCCGCGCTGCgcgccctcctcttctccttctactTCCGCGACTGCGTCACGGCCAACGCGCTGGGTCCCTTCACCTTCTGGCTGCTCTACTGCTTCCCCGTCTGCCTTCAGTTCTTCACGCTAAGCCTCATGAACCTCTACTGCGCCCAG GTTTACTTCAAGGcaaagtccaagtataccccaGAGCTCCTTAAATACAA GCTCCCCCTCTATCTGGTCTTCTTGGCGGTCAGTTTTCTCTTCCTGGTGGTCAACCTGGCCTGTGCCCTGCTGGTTAAGATGACCGCCACCGAGGTCAAGACCATTGTCCTGGTCAGAGTCACCATCAACGATACGCTCTTCGTGCTCTGTGCCATCTCGCTGTCCGTCTGCCTTTACAAGGTGGCTAAGATGTCCCTGGCCAGCATATACCTCGAGTCCAAG GGAACGTCGGTGTGTCAGGTGACATTGATTGGCGTCCTGGTGGTTCTGCTGTACGCATCACGGGCCTGCTACAACCTGGTGGTGCTGGCTCTGACCGACATTGAGACCATCAACTCATTCGACTACGACTGGTACAACGTGTCTGACCAG gCTGACTTGAGGTCCACTCTGGGGGACGCTGGTTACATCGTGTTCGGGGTGATCCTCTTTGTCTGGGAACTGCTGCCAACCTCCCTGGTGGTTTTCTTCTTCAGGGTCCGCAGGCTGCCACAGGACAGG AGTGGATCAGGGATCCCAAACCACGTGCTCTCTTCCAGAGGTTACTTCTTTGACAACCCCCGTCGGTACGATAGCGACGATGACCTGGCGTGGAGCATCCCTCCTCAGAACAACTCAGCAAG CCTAGTTACAGACTGCTACGACTGGGGCAGCCGCAACAGCAGTTTCACTGTACAAACGGGGACGGACGAACAACGGTTGGCACCGGTGACGGGAGAGCTCCATCCATACTGA